The Theobroma cacao cultivar B97-61/B2 chromosome 2, Criollo_cocoa_genome_V2, whole genome shotgun sequence genome includes the window TTTCTCTTTGATATTTTTTCTTCGTTTAATCTTTTCGTCTTCGGTGAATCATCCgcttaaaaataatatgaatcttaattctttaaaaagaCACTAAATATATGAATGTTACTCAGAATTTATAATCAACATATTACCATAAAAGAGTATATATGCATAGCACACTCTTAATTATTCAAAGTTATATACAGAActatttgttaattatatCAATAACTAAgtactttatatatttcacTAACCTTAAATTAgtgaatatttataaaaagtttCTACAATAGATGCAAATTACCTCGAGGAcagaatatttatttaatactcAATTTAATTTGGGTTCAGATCGTTGAGAATACAGGTGAAATCTGCCTAATCGATGGAAAATAGTTATTCCATTGTGTCTAGTACTTCTTACCCAAGGAAAGAGCGTGCACATGTGTACGTGATTTCCAATTAATTCGAGGTCCCTAATGACGTAAGTATTTTCATTGTGAATAtctctaaaaaaatttagagatAACTGTTAAGAACCTCCACATTCTCCGAATTAATGTGCTATCTGCTGCGACTGTGGATGTAAATTGTCCCCAACCAAATGTTGCATTGTTCTCACTAGATAAGAGCTAGTACAAACACCAGCCAAGAAAAAGgacaaggaagaaagaaacCTAACAGCatctcaaaaaaataaaaaataaaaaaaaacccccaTAAATCCAAGTTTCAGTATGAGGTATGAACAGTGGGTTTTTCAGGCCCAAAATGCTTACCTAATGAAGTTCCCGCGGAGGCTATGATTGAAATAGGAACACTATTCATCTGATAGTAGATTTCGTAATTCATGTATTCATATTgtgtaaatataaaatatcaataGTTATACgagtaaatataaatataatatgattaattaatcgtATTAAAATCTTAAACACGACCTACtgagttaaattttatacgaCATCACGTGATTAATACGATCAAAATTTGTATGATTTATGACATGTTGTTTATACGACTTAGATGATTAATAGAATTAAAACTATTTAATTAGAATATATATGAGTAAAATATGATTAtgttattcaaatttataataaaaaattataaatatcataatatttatcaagtataataaaatttaatatcaataaatcttaatcaccattaaaatatttgtatttataaggataaataaatagttaCTAAACATGTCCATACAATACATGagcataattaaataaataagtaataaatGAATCACAGATTATACAAGTATATGATAACATGATTAACCAATCGTGCTTTAGACTCGATTTATTCGTATTTTAATCGTGTCTATATGATTAATACACGAAATATAATTAGCTTAAATTTAAATCTGTTTAAACTCATATCATTTTTGAATCGTATTACCATGTCATACACAAAATTATCAAATCTATCTTATTGAAAGGGGATAACAATCGGTATTTAATGAATAACTTCTTTAGCCTCTAAGACGCAGCGTATTCTCAGGCTCTTGTCTCTACCTTATAAATCACCAGGTAGGGCTTTGTGGCGATGGGCAATTCACCTTATAAAGTTCCAAAAACTATTCAACTTATTCTTCTCGTTGTACAAGAATTTTTGGTTGTGTAGTTGGAAAGAATAATAGTTGAATTTTAATGTTCAACTTTGCATTTTTCACAGTTGGTCTTGCTCGCTCGAACTTGACTCATgaatatttctaaattttaatttttgtcttgataattataaaaacttgtttAGGGTAGAATTCAAAGGTCTtctcaaaattcaaaacattttaaaaatacacttttgatcttttttgtttcaaaattatgttttagGTTCCTTAATTGTTAACACCGTTAgtcaacaattaaaaaaaaattatacgcAATACTAGATAACTATTTTAGAATACAAATGtcctcttaaaaaaaatatactcatgttttctttcaaaatttaataaaattcaatatttgacaaaggagaaaacaacttaaaacttaataaaattctaaaacgAGATTTGTAAATGCAGTACTTTATCTCGCTttgataaaattcaatatttgatagaggaggaaaaaattaaaacttttaatatatGTCAAAAATCTTTTTACATCACCGCAAACCCAGCAAAATAACAAATTTTGggtaaaattttttcactaaaattaataatcacGAGTAAGAAATTAATCTCTTGAACCGacatcattaaatttgaaatatccatcattgaacaaaaaatttacattttaatacattcttttctataaaaaaatttctcaaacaTTTGtagaaataaaaagtttaatgaCAATAGACAAGAAGCTTACGATTTTCATGGTAGATACgcttcaaattttcaaaccttcaaatcaaaattttttaagttatttttctCCTAATTAAGGTTTTTGAGGGAATGATAAgcagttttttaaaaaaagaatataattcaattaaaacataatataaaaagtgTTTATATGTTAAAGATTATGTAATATTagatctattttttttttactgttgACTAATGGTGTTAACAGTCAATGGAcaaaaacattattttgaaacaagaAGAACAAAAGTGTTATTTTGAAGTGTTTTGAagagttttttaaattttactcaATTTGTTTATGCATATAGATTTGTACTTGTTAGAGAAATAAGTACTAGTAATAATCAGTTTAAGCTGATTTCTATATAAACCTGTCATCGTTAAGTGTTAATATcttaattaacaaaaagtcaaataaaaaattttaatcttgtgtaaatgatgatatgatatgcagtGTATATATGGGCATTATTGTGTTATCAATGATCAAACCAAGTCACAAGACATGCTAACAATAGGAAGATATATATGCATCGTGACCTCAAATTACAAGAGCAATTTTACATGAGGTATTGGTACAATTAACACTGAAATCTTGTTTGTCATCtgatttaaaggaaaaaaatttgcaACTATGGTGTCAAAAAAATATGGCAACACAGTACTTttcatagaattcaacttTTGTCATGCAGTGGCAAGatgcatgttgatgatgttGCAAAGGGGAAAATGATGACAAGTCGagaaataaggataaaaacaataaagagCACAGGAAAAGCAAACCTGGCCTTTTGAATGTAGTACTAGTAGATTAGGTGAGTAGGTCAAAACAAAAACTAGTTGAAGCAAGTTATTCTAACATGGCACTTTAATGAGTAGACAGTGAGATGCACGGTGCATTTATATGACATTGTTTACACGTTTaatcaaagtaaaaaaattattcttaccCTTTTGCCTTCCAAGTTATTGCAACTGTATTGGATTACAGATGTTAATAGGTCCAGTTTAGCCCTGTTGAGATGGGAATAAAACAAGAGAGCAGCTGGGCATGGATCTCACATCACCTACCGCCCAACATCCAACCTTTCCAGagacattttgtttttttttttttctttcattttcttcctcaaAAAGCACATTCAAACTCAACACTTTGAAGGGTGAATGACTTGATGTTAGCCATAAATGTAGACTTTTTTTAGGtcttttttaacttttggtTTAGGACTATATTAGGAGTTGGTTCTGAAACTGAGACTACTTTTGGGTACCACATGGTCCACTTGGCCGCTTGCCTCTGTTTATTGGAATTATTGGGCAGTACTGTACCAGGTTTCGAATCCGGTTTTCTGGATTTCAGATTGTTTTGGctccaaacaaaaataaaatttacaggTTTTACATTTTTCGATTTACATTGGCCTGTTAGAGATATAGAGACATATATAAGAATGCCTTTCATAGGAACAACAAAAGAATTGTATGGTCTGTACCCCTTTTCTTTCTGAAAAGCACAGAAAGGAGATGCTAAACCTAGCTAGTTTCAAACACCTCCATTCTGAAAAGACAAAGTGCCAATTCTTTTAGGATAGAAGGAAATGACATAATATGCCAACTTTTTAATTAGATGTTGcttacatatatatgtacGCCTAAACTGCTGGACAATTTATCGTTTCAGGCATGTACATATGGCTGATGATTAAGCTTCTGATGTGATTAGAAATTGTACTTTTCACCCAACTTTCGATACATGAAAATATACCAGAAGCCCCctgttttctctctcaaaattttctcttctctGGATTTCAGTAAAATGTCGGTGACTAGATACGGTATATGCTTATGAACACCTAGCTTGAGTTAGCTGCTTGATGCGGTTAGATCATAAATGTATCAATAAGAAACTCTGCAGAGAAACACGTGCTGGGCTTCAGAGTTGGAATTCAAAGCCTTACCAGATTACCAGTACAGTTACAGTTTCTCCGCGTAAACTACGAGGTTGGGACCAGTACTGCTGATTATTCCCAAAACCTCCAAAATGGTTAACTTAATACATTTGACGTGATTCAGTATTTGCATACATCTGtgataatcttttaaaaaccTACTCATATCTGTCAAGTGTCAACCATCTCTCTGCTTCCCTGGTGTGAATTGCCTGTTTATCTTTGGTGCATACGTTTTGGATGTTCAATGCGCATGCATCAAGATTTTATCTACTCCGAAACTTCCTAACTTATCTACCTCTGACACTGCTATAGAAGTCCAGGTGTGTGTCCAAACGGGAAAATGACCAGACGCCATCCCTTTTATCTCATGCTTGATAGTAAATCAGTTTCTGCAGCTTTCAACGAAAAAGATTGATGCTCACTGTATGTCTTGCCCCTGCCGGGGGCCTCGACGACCCTGGCTCACTGTTGCAGGGCGGTAATATTAATCTTTTCAAATGTGCTCATGGTGACATGGTGACATGGTTTGTATATCTGGGTACGGATAATCACAACTATGCATGCAGGGCTTGGAATTcggaagataaaaaaaaatgtaaatccGGAAGGTGCATAGCTAACTGACTACCTACAGTAAATCCGTAAATCTGTCAACTTTGGTCAATCAACAGAGAATCCTAATCAGAATATGTCCTCGAATTCCCCCACTTATCCCTTAATGTGGCCAGGGCTGCTGTCCAAAGCTCCAGCCTTTCTAAATTTCCCCGCCAGTGTGCAATTTCCACCCCTAAGCCATCTGCCAATAATAGGATCCACATAGGTTATTTACTTGCATGATTTAGGGGTTGTCATACATCTGTCAAGTTGTAATGCATCAGAACCGAAGGAAGTAATTAATGAAAAGAATTACTTCGATGTCTAGATTGCTCCAAGTAATCTATCGCAACGAGCCAACAATTGCCTCGATATCAAACTTTGAACGTGTGTGTATTCGTAAAGTAAGGTTCATGCCAGAGAATACGATGAAGGGCTAAAGAGTTActgtttaattttctttaattacaGCGAATGGGCGTTAACATTAATAGCAAAAAATACGTGTTGTCACCCTGTATGGTAAATGTGGAGGATGCCCAAAAAATCATTCAACTGTATAACAGGATTAGTTGCTTTTATTAACTTCGTCCTTAAACTGTTTGTCAGGCACCACTTTATCACTACATAATTTTGCATTGGAGATAATCTCGTAGCCATCGCCATTCCACGGACAAGTCATAACAAGTATACCCAGGATCGtcttttttctcttggttTTTGGTATACTATTACgtatacgtatacatatacatacatgttGATCTGAATTCAAGTATTTTAAATGCAAACAAAAGAAGATAAATACATCAGGTGTTAAATCTTTTAAATAGTTATAGGGTTGAAGTAATGGGTGGAAGGTTGTTATCCCAAAAGATACTGTTAACAAATGCAAAACTGAAGCAAGTGTGgtagttaatttttttcctttcctaatCATAGCCATTGATTTGCCTCCACCCACCGGCCTACATTTCCaacattaaaattgaaagtaaTTGTAGAGCTAATTTCTCCTTGAGGCTTGTGAGAGACCCGAGGGATCATATTCATTCTCTCTCAAGTCGCTCGACagtccatgtactcaactcatTTATCACGTTGCTTTGGGATGAAGacgaagaaaaaagaaaaggtggatggaaagaaaaatatgtacGTTAGCCGCAAAGGTTTCCCTTCGAAAAAGGCTTTTACAGGGTCATCAACTTTTGGACATACTAACTAGATATAGAGATATGCTTTTGAAAGGGAGAGCACCTTATTTTGTCTTCGATGACTCTCTCAATGTCTTATCTGGTCCTCTTCACCGTCTCTAGTCTTGGAGCTAAAACACATACGGATATGGCAATTCGAATggggtttttccttttgtcaaTCTGTTCCTTCTGCACTGCCAGCTCAACTCATGAagtaattaatgataattcaaTGTGAACATAGAGTGTTTATCTATCTCgttttttcatatattataatagtTCATAGGCACAAGGTACACCAGAAAAGTTTCGAATGAACAAAAGCCTCTCATTTTTCCATTACCAAGGTGCTAATAAACGTAATGCATGCATGTATATTCCATAGTTATGATTCTGCCATGCATATATAAATcaaaactaattaatttcaaCCTCTAATTTCCTCGATACTTCACATGCAATTTTaactttcttcctttctgATAGCACAGCAATGCAATATCTGAGAATATATACTGTTTACCTGATCAGCAGATACCAAAACTTTCACCAATACCTTGCGTGAATAGATCAGACAAGTAGCTATACATGCATGATGCATCTAATCTAGCATCTAGAGAGAAAGCTATAGCTACGAATGAAGATAATAATCATGATCCACATCTCCTACAACAAAAAGGCATGCAGCAGCTATGCTAAGTTTCTGATGCCTTGAAACTTAGTTGTATAGCTAATCCCATAGCATCTTCAGGAAAAACCCAGGCCTAGTTTGATTGatgattaaaatttgaatcagAAGTAATTAGTAACCAGGACCCCATTCCTATGGTCCCAACTCCACCTTCACCTTTTAAGGGCCAACCATAGTCTTGGCTGCTTTGAATAAAAACCCCCCTCCTGCTTCTCTTCCACTATATGGATTACAACATTTCCATGTGCATTTATTCCTGTATTAATCCGCGTAGCGACTCTAATAACTAAGCCAAATGTTTACGCTACCAAAATTCCCACTTGTTTACAATTCAAGTATGGTGTTCATATAATAGACACAGTTAATAAATTTACAGTTATTGTAtgtcaaaatttcaatttcaatcatatattaATTCTGTTTCCCTGGACATGGAAGCAAACTTAAGTGAAGATGGCGACGTTTGCAAAGAGGAATATCTtatcttctcttcttttccccCCATCccaccatttttcttttttgttttgttgcttTATTATGTGCTTTTCTCTTTATACACAAGCACATAATTGATTCCATCAGATCGGTTTGTTGCATGGCATTGAGATGttttacttttcttctcatccttttttcttatgttttcaatttaGATTTTAGGCACATTTAATTAGTTTCAAATATTCTATTGCTAGTTTGACGAAAAATATTAACTCTTAAAATGAGAGTAAATATGTACGTATTATTGAATTGGATATATGATCATGTAGTcgtaatatatttttataataaaaaaaattaattttaacattcattatttatagaaatttagttatttcataaattaaaatgttcaaaCTATATACGATTTGTGAACAATATTTTCATTCAACGTTTACTTTTCAGATGTTCGTCAATATAAAGTTTCGTACTACAAAAAGTAAGCTAtaattgaaaaaggaaaaccgaaataaatttaaaaatatttatgagAGGGACAGAAAtacctttcttttttactaAACTCCATTAAATAATTCACGTTTCACACGGCACTGGCTTAGCCATTTATATGCCCATCAATAATCGTCTATACCTATGCCCCTTATTTAGGCTTTTAGGCTTTAGCGGCCCTCCCCTACACCAAtcagaaatatatatatagcaattaccatttctttttttaaatatgttacagatatattaaattctttggattaaattaatgaaattaattcagattaaaatactatataatattaatgtgTCATTAGTTAAGCCAATTATGTTAATTGGCTTTCCTATGTGTAGATGggttaattaattagtattCAAAAACTTAGAGGCCAATTTTAAGGGAGATGACATGGCAAAGGATTCGATTTTTCTACGTCAAAGTAAAAGCGTGAGAGATGGCCACCGTGTCATACATGTCCCCGATCACGGTGTCACGAATAACGGAGATAGGACCACGTATGCTACACACACAGTaacaaaagagagaagaggaaaaattacaaaataaaaataaaatctgcACCGTTGAACAGATCAACGGCTGCGGACGCATCATCTCCTTAGCCGATCGCCTTTTTAACACTCTCTCCTCCGCCTAAAGCCCGAAAAGGAAACAAaggttttttcctttcttttaacTACaaccaaaagagaaaagaatggGTGATTGTATGAGGAGCTGCAAACGAAGTGCCGAAACAGCAGAGATGGAAGCCTCGAGCACAAGCTTCTCATTatcaaagagaagaaaaaccgTTGATTCTCGAGAATTGCAGGAATTCGAGTTAACTTCACCGGATATTGAGCTCGAAAACCCTCACTTCCTTTCAAATTCCCAGGACAAGCCTATTACCGTTGCCACCTCCTCGAATTCCGGTGGAGTACTCGCTGGCGACATGTGTTCAAGCTTCTGCTCCGGCGAGTCATCGGCTTCTCGTTGTTCTAGCAATGAGTCTTGTGATATCGTCAACGATAGCTTGAGATTCGTAGATCTAGAGGTGAATTTCGAATTTCCGTTtcgtttttcttttgcttttttttgttttaccGTTTGGTTGCTGAGAAAAAAAGAACGAAGGAAATGAACAAAGTGAAAGCCTCTCTATTCGTCAAAAGATTGCCGTTTCGCATGAGCTTTAATTGATCGTTTTTAGTATATGTTAGACATATTAATTAGTTACCTAATCATAGTTCATGAATGTGCTTTTGCAGGCCAAGAGTTTCGAAACTGAAATCTCAACGTGCATCAATATCAACAAGTTCAGGTTAATTTTCACTAATTCGTTCATTAAATACTACTatctttctatttattttcatttttatccttcaaattttcaaaaaaaaccGAATCGTTTCCCATAACTCTCCCGTTTTTATGATCTccatttttactcttttattttttcagtaGAGAAACAACTCCATTAAGCGAGCTCTGCGGAGACTCAGACGAAATGGAATCGCCTGAGAAAAAACCGCCACCGTCCCCGGCGAAGCCACCGAAGAAGCCGTCCCAAGAGGAGATCGACGAGTTCTTTTCCTTCGCTGAAAAGTACGAGCAAAAACGATTTGCAGAGAAGTAagtgttctttctttctttccttttttggtGGCATAGGATAAGGAGTGTCACCACAAATGCTCAATGGCGCATTTTAGCATTCGTAGGATCAGGAATCCGAATCTGGCAATCTCTAACTAACTAacaaactttttatttttgcgcGATTTTTGCAGGTACAATTATGATATTGTCAAGGATGTGCCTCTCGACGGTCGATACCAATGGGTTCGGTTAA containing:
- the LOC18607913 gene encoding cyclin-dependent kinase inhibitor 7 isoform X1, with translation MGDCMRSCKRSAETAEMEASSTSFSLSKRRKTVDSRELQEFELTSPDIELENPHFLSNSQDKPITVATSSNSGGVLAGDMCSSFCSGESSASRCSSNESCDIVNDSLRFVDLEAKSFETEISTCININKFSRETTPLSELCGDSDEMESPEKKPPPSPAKPPKKPSQEEIDEFFSFAEKYEQKRFAEKYNYDIVKDVPLDGRYQWVRLMP
- the LOC18607913 gene encoding cyclin-dependent kinase inhibitor 7 isoform X2, encoding MGDCMRSCKRSAETAEMEASSTSFSLSKRRKTVDSRELQEFELTSPDIELENPHFLSNSQDKPITVATSSNSGGVLAGDMCSSFCSGESSASRCSSNESCDIVNDSLRFVDLEAKSFETEISTCININKFRETTPLSELCGDSDEMESPEKKPPPSPAKPPKKPSQEEIDEFFSFAEKYEQKRFAEKYNYDIVKDVPLDGRYQWVRLMP